In Salarias fasciatus chromosome 9, fSalaFa1.1, whole genome shotgun sequence, the genomic stretch tgatttaatttaatgtagCTTTGTATTTTGGCATATCTGTGCAGGTTCCCACGGTGCAGGCCATCCCTCAGAAACTCTCACCCCTTTAGTGGCGTGGGGAGCTGGAGTTAATAGAGCCAGGATAGTTACAGAACCCCAACAGTACACCGATGGGTACTTAAAAGGTAATCTGAACCATGCTGTTGGTCTTTTTATAACCCTGATTaattattttatctttattctctatgtttctgtttttgtttttttaatgtctatTATTGTCGtaatttgttgtgatttttctCTCAGACTGGAAACTAGAACACCTCCGTAGAGTTGACGTCAATCAGGTGAGGCTGTCGGCACTGGTAATGTTTTACTGACCTAACTATCTACAGTACAACAGCAAGCAAGATGtcatatttctgtgtttctgcaggcTGACATTGCTCCTCTCATGGCGTCCCTCATCGGTGTGCCTATTCCTGTTAACTCTGTAGTAAGTCTCGTAATGAACTCTTAATAAGAGCTTAAGCTCAAAATCCCATGTTGAAGAATCATTGCTATAGTATATTTGCTAAACTCTTTCCAGTTTCTCAGATTTCACGAGTCTTTCTGTGTCTCATCAGGGAGTCTTACCTCTTCTCTACCTGAACAACAGTGAGCAGTTTAAGGCAGAGAGCATGTATACTAATGCCATTCAAATACTGGAGCAGTtcaaggtgcgttcaggaaTAAGTCACCATAATTTACAATGCATGCGTGTCTTTTCAGTAAAAGTCATTTCTcgttcttcttccttttttttaaaagatgaaaatgagCCAGAGAAAGGAGACGACCTTGTCTTTTCTCTTCACGCCTTATCAGTAAGTAGACATTTAACACTATTATTTAACTCAATTAGGAACACATATTTGCATATTATTACTACTTTTTATCCCAGCAAATAATTCCTtctaaaatgataaaaacaagcgTAACAGGTTGCTTGACATCGGGTACAAAAACACAGAGCCTCGTTTCAACACAGCTGTCTCCTTTCATCATATGATTTATCTGCAACAGTGGATTTAGAGGATGAAACATTGGCTAATATTAGAGCTCTTCTCTCCAGTTTGTGTAACCCGCTCCATTGGGAAAGCCGTTCTATTTGGTAACTTgtgcaaatgttttcttcttggCTGCTATAGTGGAACATTGGAAGAAATACTTGAATATAGGGCAAATTAGAATTTTCAACCAGAAAttgtgaaacatttattttgtaaaatgttATGCCACCACAAGAGACTTGACTGTTTTATTGTCACTTAATACTGGTTTTAAAATGTTGACGCATAGAAATCACCGTTAACAACAATCATAACTGTTAAAATGCCCAATGCACAGAGCTTTAGTGAACACCtttaaacagatgaaaatatACTATAAAAATTAGTTTGAGTTATAgatatattttgtcatttttttatattagCATTTTTTAATGATGCTTTTCATATTGTAAAGTCAAAATTGCCTCCAATACTCTGTCATAATTagttgggggtttttttcacaGACCTCTAACTGAGTCAAAACAAGCAGAGCTGATCCACAAGGCTCGGATACTGATTCAACTGGAGAAGTATGAGGATGCAGTGAGTATCAGTGACATTTATTAGTAATTTACAAGCAGTGTGGGTAATTAAAGGCTGGTTTAATTTGGGATATCCTGATGAAATAATCTCTTGTCCAACCTAAAGTCAAAGAAGGAGACACTTGCTATTGCTAAAGCTCCCCATTTGATCTCCCGTCTTCTTTTTCCCGTCAGGTTTCTCTTTGCCAGTCGCTCATATCCCGCTCCCTGGAGGGCCTGGTCTACTACCACACCTACGACAGGTTCTTCCTGGGCTGCAGTGTGGTGCTGGGATTCGTCGGCTGGACCTCATATGTGATCTTAGTCATCCTGAAGACTCACGCCAGCCTCAACAGACACCCTAATCTCACTCAGCAGGTTGGGACACACAGCAAGTGTAAAACCCCCGTTATATTTTCATAAAGCTTAAGCATCGCGTTGCTCCTCTTTGTGCAGATTCCCAGCCGTAACTTGGCGAGGCTCTGCATGTGCGTGGCAGCAGTGATCGCCGTGTTTCTGTTCATCCAGAGGAGCCCTTTCACCTATTACATTTACTGCCTGCTGCCTGTCCCAGTGTGGTACTCTGTTCTCAAAGAGTGAGTAATGAGCACGTTACATCACACTCAGAATGTGAGAGGATAAAGCAGCCTTTCACTGCATGCAGTGTTCATGCAACGTATTTGCATGTGCGTGTGCCGCAGCTGTTGTGATGTATTAATTAGACCTTTTGAAGTTGCGTCTTTTCCATTTGTAGTTCCTCTCTGTGTGCACATAAAGGGAGCACCACTCCAGCTGTTTTACATATGTCGCTTTTATCACAAAAACCAATCTGTTGCATAATGGTCTGTTTCAGGTCTGGAACTCTGACAGATTTGATCCGTTCGGCGCCCTCCCTGCCGCTGTGGAAATGCCTGGGCTACTTTGTTCTGGTGGCATTTGGGATTGAGCTGCTGGTAGGGGGGTCTCTAAATctgtaatgtgttttaaaatgttctctcacacactcctgtgcAGAATGAGATGGAGCCACAGCCTGGCTGGTTGTTTATCTCTGCTGCCACCAGGTGGTGAGTTTCTTCCATCGCGCCATGCTGACCGTGGGCCTGGCTgccctctctctctggcctctcctGTCGGGGCTTTTCTCCAAGGCCAAGGTAACTCCCTCTGTCGCAGACTTTAGGTCCCTGCAGTATCACTACACCAGGAACActcattctattttatttgcAACACTGTTATGACTATTAATAGTTCCTATCCAGGAAATCggtaggaatttttttttatgaaggtCATAAAAATCCTTCCATTCTTCCAAATACTGACTCATCCATAGATAACCCATTTTATTCAGATGAGGGTCACAGAAGGTGAGTGTCAGTCACATGGCAATAGGTTCTGTCAGTCAgtgcagaaagagagaaaaccgTACAGAAAACCATTCAAACCGAACAAGTCTGTGATAATCACTTCACATTTGATGTCTTTCTGACTCTTAGATTTCCATGATAACACAGTACTACATGATTTAACACGACACATTTTATTCTAGACATCTCTGCACTGGTGGTGGAGAGTCTTTTGACAACATTCTAAAGAAAttgattggaaaaaaagaagacccGTGAGATACTTTGTAGAGCCGAGATCATTTTGAAAGTGTCCTCGTCCTGCTGAAAGCTGTGAAGTGATTCACTTTCAGTATCTCTCTGCTTCATTTGCAAATTGTTGCTACTTGCGTCTAGGTGCGCTCAGGGAGCTGGTTTCTGGGCTGTCTGTGTTTGGCTGCCTTCCCCCTGATGCCTGTCGTGGGACGAGAGCCTAACGTGCATCTGGTGTGAGTACTTCCTTCATTTGGTTACATTTAGCAGAAGGTTCACCACATTGCCACTTCAGAGCCAAACAATCAGGCCAGACACaaggaaatatttcagttgtcTTTATTCTTTATAAATACTGAATGTCAATGCAGAGTGACACAATATGTttccataaaaatgaaaaatagagaattatttttacattcatGCTTCTATTTTAGAGCATCCGTACAAATTTAATAGAAAACAGTAATGAAGGATGTTGTGCGCTCAGTGTTTGTGCAGGGCTGCTCACGCTCTTCACTTCGGCCTGTTACCTCTGGTCATCGCGACACAAGACGCCGCTGCACCTCGGCGACAAGCCGCAGTTCGTCTCTCAGGTAACTCCGCTGCATGTCGCGTTTTAATATGTGAGGGCGCGTCACCAACTAAAGTAAATGTTTCGGACTCAACAGATGCTCCATGTGgccgtgtgtgcgtgcgtgccgtCCCTGACACACGCCAGCCTGCAGCAGAAGCAGGGCCTGCCGCTTCTGAATCAGGTCATCAGCTGGAGCACATTAGGTAAGTTTTATTAGAAGAGTGAACCCTCTGTTCGTGCTCCCCCGTCTCTCCAGATACACCAAACCTCTGCCGCCTGCTCTCTTTTCTCAGCATCTTCTATATTCGTCCCTTTGCTGAGCTCGACTCGTCTTTTCCATCGACTCCTCAGCATATTCTTGTCCCTCACGTCTACGTACCTGCTGCTCAGCACTGGGTAGGATCACCAAGATGCACACAAGTCGGCCTCGCAATTCAGCAATAATAGCTCATTTCATGTTCTTGTTCCGTTGTTCCCAGGTCAGAGGCCTTGTTTCCCCCTGTTCTATCTTGGTTGATGTTTGTGTGGATCAACATTGAACAGGAAGCTCTGCTGTCTCAGGGAGTTTCTAGCAGGCAAGAGGTACAGTAGATACAatgcatgtatatatatataaagtgtCAACTCATAATCAGTGTTGGTCAGTGTTTTTAGACATGGAACAGAATAGAAATTCCACTTAACTCTGAATTTTTAATAAACTTGAGTGTATGTATTATTTCATTCccatgtttctgtgtaaatatgaacttgacaaaaaaaaagggaatcgCTACTGTAATCAGATTtagtgtgtttacacagcattAGTCCAAATGTACATGTGGGCTTTTAAAGCTAAAGTCACAATGTCAATAGAAATCCTCCGGTCCTGTGTAaactgctttgtgtgtgtgtgtgtgtgtgtgtgtgtgtgtgtgtgtgtgtgtgtgtgtgtgtgtgctttgtttcAGTTGTCTGTCATTGATTTCTCCGCAAACATCGACATCACCAGGATCCGACAGCTGAAGCTGGATGATATTAGAAGATCATACTTTTTTGTATCCTTGTTAAAGAGCACTTTTCAACAGATATATTTGGGCTTTAGATCATCACTCTTTAcacttaacccccccccccccccgccattaTGTCATTGTTAACACACTTTCCTTCACTGTGCATTAAGGTGAACAGTGTTTTAGGGATTTCCTTGACTCTGCATTTGCTGCAGGTATTCTTCATAATAACAGCTTTCTTTGGCACAGGAAACATCGCATCTATTAATAGGTAtgtgtagagtgtgtgtgtgtgtgtgtgtgtgtgtgtgtgtgtgtgtgtgtgtgtgtgtgtgtgtgtgtgtgtgtgtgtgtgtgtgtgtgtgtgtgtgtgtgtgtgtgtgtgtgtgtgtgtgtgtgtgtgtgtgtgtgtgtgtgtgtgtgtgtgtgtgttctcgtatttctatccttgtcggggccaaatgtccccacaaggatagcaaaacgtggaacgacgtgccttgtggggacctttttccggtcctaagtaggagaaacagtgttttcttgaccatgttgttgttactgaaaaaagtaaaagtgcaaaaacatttctttagggttaggctttgttgtggtgtgggttagggttagggtaagggtcagggtaaggggctagacatgaatgggagtcaatggacggtccccacgaggatagaaatacgagactgtgtgtgtgtgtgtgtgtgtgtgtgtgtgtgtgtgtgtgtgtgtgtgtgtgtgtgtgtgtgtgtgtgtgtgtgtgtgtgtgtgtgtgtgtgtgtgtgtgtgttgtggttttgttttgatgtttaaaTTCTATTAAATCCATCATGTTAGCCCTAAATATTGCCTAGAATTTCACAGATCAATTTTTCGATTTGCTAATTGAATACTATTGAACGTGATCCGTAAtctcttctccttttttccagttttgacCCTGCGTCTGTCTATTGTTTCCTCACTGTGTTCAACCCTTTCATCATGGGAGGACTGATGATGTGGAAGGTGCTCTTTCTTTTCGTCTACATAGTTTCCCCTCTGCCTCCGAAAAAGGAGAAGTAGTCGGCTACATTGTGAATAACTTTCAAATCCATCATCACTTCCTGAAAACAATTTATCACTGGTGTTTACGTTAGCAACGCTATTCCCATGTGTCTTTTGGATTTCGTGAACTGCAGATGTCTTTAAGTCGTCGTTTCTTCCTCCAGGTTATTATTCCGTTCATCATAGTGATGTGCACATTTGAGACCATCCAGGTTGCAACACAGCTCTCGTCGAGAAGGTAACCTTTACTGCATCCTTTAGAACAAAACACCGCAGTTATTGTGTTGGGCCAGTTTGTCTGGTGTCTTTGTGAACTGAAGCAAACACACAGTTAATCTCCAATCACCTCAGTAAAATGTTACATGCTAGATATTCTTCCCTTACTGCAAAAGTAGTTACTGTAAGATTTTCacgatatattttttttcatttttttcttccagtttgttCCTTATCGTCCTGGTAATCTCTGATTTGATGGCTCTGGTGAGACTTTACTGTCTTTATAAAATGCTTTGATTTCATTAGTCTTGATTTTTTCATTATAATGATTTCAAATTgacattttccttttgttttttataaagTTGCATGCAAACCCTCACATTCTTCTTGTGTGACTCCGTCtttctgtcttcagcattttttcttcCTGGTGCAAGACTACGGCAGCTGGTTGGATATTGGCACAAGGTCAGTTTGTCCAGGAAATACAGTTTGTTTTAACAGTAACTAATAGAttaaatctatatttttttaTGGACTGCCCATTTCAGTCATCTGTTATTTTTAGTGGCTTCCGCAGAGCAAACCGTTGCACATCGTCATGCCactctttgtgtgtctgtctcgcAGCATCAGCCATTATGTGATCGTGATGTCAATGACAATCTTCCTGATGCTGCTCAGTGTGGTCACGCACATTCTCACCTCAAAGAGACTCATCCTGTGGAGAAAAACCAAGATGCACTTCCCCTAAACAAACCTGCACATAACTGGAACAAACATTCGTGTATTTATATAACATTTGTGGATATATTTGTGTAGCTTTTGTATCGTTACATCAGAATTTGTATAAAATGTGGGATAAGGTGTTGTTTTAGGGCATTGTGCAGTAATATACTTCAGAAAATACTAGAGAGTGGGTTAAAACTTCAGAACTGTttgcacagattttttttttttaacaaatacactcagtttcttttttaaataaattatttttgtctttttgctgaTTATTCTGACTAAGGGCTACTTGAATATTTAACTGTGAATGATGCTTTTGCCAAAGCAGCTGATTTATGACCGACCGGACTTCACAACACGAAACACTATTTCCTCTAAAGCTGCCTGAAAACCATATCGTTTCCAAAGAGAAAGGATGTGTGCTAATAAAACTGAAAGACTGATGTGGTAATGTGTGGTATCTTTCTTCTTAAAACCTCTCAAACTATGCATTTGTGGCTAATTTATTACTAAAAAATTCCTGTAAGTGTGAGCGTTTGTCTCCGTGTGTTTGGATTGGTGACCGATGTCTGAGAAAGGCAAGGTGTGTAAAATCTTATCAGCAAATTTCAGGTATTTTGTTAAATTCCATACGAATCTGGTCATATCAGTTCTGCAGAAGTTTCTTACTGACTGTATAGTCATTTTTCTTctaatttgtgtttattttaatgaggaAGTTGCGTTGTGAGTTCAGAGTAGTTGGTTTTGTAAATGTGAGCTGTATTGCAAAATGTTTCTGCCTCATGGGAAAGTAATAGTATATtacatagttttttttgttatacAGATCATTTTTAGATATTCTTATTCTCCATAACTAGAAATGTATCCCAATCTTAAGACATGTTTTTACAGAGCTTCTTGTTAGTTTAACAAAATAtcctttaaaaatgtgacttattTTCCAGATCACTATTTAAGCTGTGTTCAGCAGTGctaaatgaaaacttaaaacaaGTGTAATCTTGTTCCATGGCACTGAAAAGCAGAACTGCTGGTTGTGGTGTTGTCAAAATTCATTGGTAGACATAACCATAGTTCTTGAGGTGTTAGCTGCAGGAGaacgtgacccctgacccctgaccaaacatcaaaacacactCTTTCCCATGCACTCCTGCTCCCGAACATGATCAAAGTCGACAATCGGGTTAGTACCGGTAGAATAAGTTATTTTGAATAGAATGTGGTTTGCTCGAGACGACACAGGATATTTTATTTGCTCATTTATTGGCTGAAAATATCAATGTATAATGTTGCCTGTCGTGCTTTCACCTTGCAGTTGAGCGTGTTGCCATATTTGCAGGAGAATGGCACATCTGTCGCCATCACCACCTTTGTCACCACATCCTGGCAGACTTCTTTGTTTCTGACTCGGCCAGCAGAGCCGAGTTAAACATGGTGTAATCATGCATCCTCTAGACTGCTTTATTCAGTCTGAGTAACCGGAGCGGATCCCAGCAGATCATCTGGAGCCTGATTGCACCCTGTACAGATCACGTTTCCAAACACCAAGAGATCAACATTTAGGGGAAATTTATAGTGGAATGTTGGgggaaacaataaaacaaacaaacttggCTACACATGAAAAAcccacatggggagaacatgcaaattccccACTGAAAGGCTGCCAACCCAGACTGGAGTCGGGAAATCCTCACTATGAATTAAGAGTGCCAGTCGCTGTGCTGTTTGGCAtgagaagaaacacaagaacaaCAATATTGgagcaaaaagcaaaacaccttgaaaagaagcagaaagatGCTGTGAACTTACATTTAATTTCTACCAATTTGacacatttattcacatttcagatGGGCTGCTGTATGAACCTGCGACCTTTCACCTCTATGTCTATGCTTGAGTAATCTTTAAattatttactttctttttcaGCATCTTCTCCGtcggtctgctctgtgtttagATGAGCGTTCATTGTGGCGCAGATGATGTCTAAAGAGAGGTGGCCTGAATGAGGAAGCAGCGAGTTCTGTGGTTGTGCTGACATGAGCATGTGAAGCCACCTCCTGtttctgacaaacacacacacacacacacgactgatTTTCTTAACTTTAACTGCCACCTAAATTCTGttcacacgcgcacacacgctgGCGAGCGTCTGATCTCACCCGGCCACGCTGAAGCAAGCAGAGCAGTTTCTTTTTGAACGCCGGCGGGAGAGAGAAGTATCGTTTTGATGCAGATGTGATGTAATGTAAaggacctttttcttttttttttcttttttaatcgcGTGAGAGGATTCAGAAGCCAATTTTTCACCGACTAAAAGGTAAGCAAGAGTGTTCGTAAACTTTGTGACTGATGTGTTCGGTCAGTGTATCATTGTCCATTCTTCATTCCTTCAAGTTAATAATTGAAGAGTGGCAGTGTCTGTactttttaaccctttaagTCCTGACGATATAACCCGATCCATATGCTGTTTGCTCTTGTTTTTCAAACAGTTAAGACAGATGTATaaccagtaaaaaaaataaaatacgcCAGGTTGACCCCTGAATTACTTGAAAATTATCATTATGTGCCAATAACTACGATAAAAGCGGATAAACAGATACCTAGGATGATATTAATGCAAAAAACAAGATTTCTCTGCGTGCCAATTCTAATTCTTTACTTGTTTCTCTTTTAGATGGCCTCTAATGAAACCCAGAGCACTCCGTCAACCACAGCCTTCAGCACCATACAAATGAGAGGTCACTCACCGGCGGCCTCCAGGCCAGCGGGTGACCACGAGGAGCAGTACCACGTGGTCCTCCAGGTCATCTACTCGGTGGTGCTGCTCTGCGGCACCATCAGCCTGAGCCTGATGATGCACGCCTTGAAATCCAGCTCCGTCTCCGCCACCTCCATCGCCGTCCTCAACCTGATCTTCGCACACTTCATCTTCCTGATCACGGTGCCGTTCAGGATTTACTATTACACCACTAATCAGTGGGTCCTGGGCATAGAGTGGTGTAAGATGGTCAGCAGCATGATCCACATCCACATGTTCATGTCGTTTGTTCTCTACGTGATCATCCTCATCAGTCGACTGCTGACGTTCTACAACCGGTCTGCGAGCTTGTCGTCCTTACAGAGGACCTACGCGCTCATCATCAGCGCTTTGGTGTGGATCGTGGTGCTTGTCACGACGCCCTGCATTGTTCATTTGTCCTACGGGAACAAGAATGACGGAAACAACACCAACTCCAGCACTTGCTTCGACTTTGGGGAAAAGATAAAGGCTCCTCCCGCCAAGGTGTTCAACTACATCGTCAGTACATTCATCATCGTGGTGTCCATCATACTGATGTCCCTGCAGGCCAACGTCCTGAGAATTTTATACAGGAAGTATCAGAAAGGATGCACCTCTCGGCAGGAGTTCGGGGCTCAGCTGAAGAGTCTGTGCTTCGCCCTGATCATGGTGGTCTGCTTCGTTCCCTACCACATCTTCCGCCTGTACTACCTCGAGAACATCCACTGCCAGAACGAGAACGAAGTGTTTCTGAGTGTGACGACCTTCAACTGTCTGGATATGCTCACCTTCATggggaggagaacctgcagcaTATGCTCGTCATGCAGAACTAAGTGAAgtgtgagcctgtgtgtgtgtgtttgtatgtctgagtgtgtgtgcgagtgtgtgtgtgtgtgtgtgtgtgtgtgtgtgtgtgtgtgtgtgcgcgtgtgtacattttattttatttaacctgtTCTTTGCCttttgaaatgttgcatttttaaaattaatttgttATAAGACtgttcacattttcaaacataaataaaacagaaatgtatttaaaataaaataaatgaataaattgagATAAGGACACAGAAAAACTATCAAAGAGTGTGAGGGCcattcaaggaaaaaaacatataaaggaggtcattttttgagaaaaaatTCAGGAGAGatattttcacttcattctTCACAttgtattttgacttttttctcaAAGTacatgatgggggggggggggggggggggggaggaattACCTCcgatacttttatttttctcaaacaGCAAGAATGAATGTTGTGCcctcaattttattttatttattatttattttttatttttttttgcctttttcttctctgttaCTTCATTTTAACAACTGTTTGTTTCGGTTGCTTCTCGTGGTTGACAGCTGAGTGTACAGACACAGGCCGGATGCAAAGGAGACCCACAGCTACCATCAAACCATGTTACTATGTTATCCATTAAAGTGTGCTTTAAtataagaaataaataaaaaaaataaataaaaggaaatgacTTCACTGGAAACCTTCAT encodes the following:
- the pign gene encoding GPI ethanolamine phosphate transferase 1; amino-acid sequence: MRMITFFLVGLTVHVVFFISIFDIYFTSPLVHGMTPQSIPLVPPASRLVLVVADGLRADSLFTLLSNDSSMIPYLRNVIEDMGTWGVSHTRVPTESRPGHVALIAGFYEDVSAVAKGWKENPVEFDSVFNESRHTWCWGSPDILPMFAKGASGDHVYTHTYPAQEEDFASTDASRLDSWVFTQVKAFFNSAKWNSSLRASLLEDKNVFFLHLLGIDTNGHAHRPVSKEYIDNIALVDSGVAELVSTVEEFFDYDGRTAYVFTSDHGMTNWGSHGAGHPSETLTPLVAWGAGVNRARIVTEPQQYTDGYLKDWKLEHLRRVDVNQADIAPLMASLIGVPIPVNSVGVLPLLYLNNSEQFKAESMYTNAIQILEQFKMKMSQRKETTLSFLFTPYQPLTESKQAELIHKARILIQLEKYEDAVSLCQSLISRSLEGLVYYHTYDRFFLGCSVVLGFVGWTSYVILVILKTHASLNRHPNLTQQIPSRNLARLCMCVAAVIAVFLFIQRSPFTYYIYCLLPVPVWYSVLKESGTLTDLIRSAPSLPLWKCLGYFVLVAFGIELLVVSFFHRAMLTVGLAALSLWPLLSGLFSKAKVRSGSWFLGCLCLAAFPLMPVVGREPNVHLVVCAGLLTLFTSACYLWSSRHKTPLHLGDKPQFVSQMLHVAVCACVPSLTHASLQQKQGLPLLNQVISWSTLASSIFVPLLSSTRLFHRLLSIFLSLTSTYLLLSTGSEALFPPVLSWLMFVWINIEQEALLSQGVSSRQELSVIDFSANIDITRIRQLKLDDIRRSYFFVFFIITAFFGTGNIASINSFDPASVYCFLTVFNPFIMGGLMMWKVIIPFIIVMCTFETIQVATQLSSRSLFLIVLVISDLMALHFFFLVQDYGSWLDIGTSISHYVIVMSMTIFLMLLSVVTHILTSKRLILWRKTKMHFP
- the gpr141 gene encoding probable G-protein coupled receptor 141, whose translation is MASNETQSTPSTTAFSTIQMRGHSPAASRPAGDHEEQYHVVLQVIYSVVLLCGTISLSLMMHALKSSSVSATSIAVLNLIFAHFIFLITVPFRIYYYTTNQWVLGIEWCKMVSSMIHIHMFMSFVLYVIILISRLLTFYNRSASLSSLQRTYALIISALVWIVVLVTTPCIVHLSYGNKNDGNNTNSSTCFDFGEKIKAPPAKVFNYIVSTFIIVVSIILMSLQANVLRILYRKYQKGCTSRQEFGAQLKSLCFALIMVVCFVPYHIFRLYYLENIHCQNENEVFLSVTTFNCLDMLTFMGRRTCSICSSCRTK